From a region of the Fischerella sp. JS2 genome:
- the pstA gene encoding phosphate ABC transporter permease PstA, whose protein sequence is MTVIAFICGVLALVPLIAVLSYVIIQGFSSLRPSLFTELPPPPLAPGGGFGNAIIGTIIMVGIGALISIPIGVLAAVYLTEFSSGKIARWVRFATNILSGVPSIIAGVFAYGIVVVVIGSYSAFAGGVALSVLMLPIIVRTTDEALQLVSDDLRQAAVGLGATNFQTVMWVVLPAALPAIVTGSTLAIARAAGETAPLLFTALFSQYWFEGLFQPTASLAVLVYNFAISPYKNWQSMAWAASLILVLMVLLTSIIARLATSRKKYT, encoded by the coding sequence ATGACAGTCATAGCATTTATCTGTGGAGTTTTGGCACTTGTGCCTTTAATTGCAGTGCTTTCTTACGTCATTATTCAAGGCTTTAGCAGTTTGCGGCCAAGTTTGTTTACTGAATTACCGCCACCTCCATTGGCCCCAGGAGGGGGTTTTGGTAATGCCATCATTGGTACGATCATCATGGTAGGAATAGGGGCTTTGATCAGTATCCCTATAGGTGTTTTGGCTGCTGTTTATTTAACTGAGTTTAGCTCTGGGAAAATAGCTCGCTGGGTACGCTTTGCTACCAATATTCTCAGTGGTGTTCCCTCGATTATTGCTGGGGTATTTGCCTACGGTATTGTAGTGGTGGTGATTGGCTCTTATTCAGCTTTTGCTGGGGGAGTAGCGCTGTCAGTATTGATGCTACCGATTATTGTGCGAACCACAGACGAGGCTTTACAGCTGGTATCAGACGATTTGCGACAAGCCGCAGTTGGTTTAGGGGCAACAAACTTTCAAACAGTGATGTGGGTAGTTTTACCAGCAGCTCTACCAGCGATTGTTACAGGCTCTACACTCGCGATCGCTAGAGCCGCAGGTGAAACCGCACCTCTGTTGTTCACCGCGTTATTTTCTCAGTACTGGTTTGAAGGTTTATTTCAACCCACAGCTTCCCTAGCAGTTTTAGTTTACAACTTCGCGATCTCTCCCTACAAAAACTGGCAATCAATGGCTTGGGCAGCTTCTCTAATTTTGGTGTTGATGGTTCTACTTACTAGTATCATTGCTCGTTTGGCAACTAGTCGCAAAAAATACACATGA
- a CDS encoding biotin transporter BioY → MLAASNQLLWSMIGLLLTMGGTFLEANITTLPWSWSKHGIHTFSLGVTFQIGGVLLVGCLGGKNAGAISQIAYLVMGLTLLPVFAAGGGPGYVKLSQFGYLLGFIPGAWVCGFFAFKARPRLEALAFSCICGLLTVHVCGISYLILSYVLQLHSTETLTLMQAILKYSWFALPGQLAVICAVTVIAYVLRHLMFY, encoded by the coding sequence ATGCTAGCCGCGTCAAATCAATTGTTATGGTCTATGATTGGCTTACTGCTAACTATGGGTGGAACCTTCTTAGAAGCAAATATTACCACCTTACCTTGGAGTTGGAGTAAGCATGGAATTCACACCTTTTCCCTGGGTGTCACTTTTCAAATTGGTGGGGTCTTACTTGTAGGATGTTTAGGAGGCAAAAATGCTGGTGCCATTTCACAGATAGCTTATTTAGTTATGGGGTTAACTTTGTTACCCGTATTTGCGGCTGGTGGTGGTCCTGGCTATGTTAAGCTATCACAGTTTGGCTATTTACTAGGTTTTATTCCAGGAGCTTGGGTTTGTGGCTTTTTTGCTTTTAAAGCTAGACCTAGACTAGAAGCACTAGCGTTTAGTTGTATTTGTGGCTTGTTAACTGTTCACGTCTGCGGTATTAGTTATTTGATTCTCAGCTATGTTTTGCAGTTGCATAGTACAGAAACTCTGACCTTGATGCAAGCAATCCTTAAATATTCTTGGTTTGCACTACCAGGTCAACTAGCTGTCATCTGTGCTGTCACTGTCATAGCGTATGTGCTACGGCACTTGATGTTTTATTAG
- a CDS encoding transglycosylase domain-containing protein encodes MSSPKPPQKPQTLLGQITQAVQTIQARVDFSKLALKPNARVPELWVQDAGADKAEVYPLLGDRYMLGRSSKSCDIVVRNPVVSQIHLSLSRDSTQRQPVFVIKDENSTNGIYRGKRRLTSLELRHGDVLTLGPPELAASVRLQYVDPPPWYVKAATWTTYGIGGVSALMVLVIGAEWLKFSVRPLPNPTRAPVVVYAGDGETPLREPRNTAHVDMKRLQDFGPFLPAAVVASEDSRYYWHFGVDPYGILRAVLINTRSGDVQQGASTITQQVARSLFRDYVGRQDSLGRKVREAIVSLKLETFYSKDTILLTYLNRVFLGADTSGFEDAARYYFDKSAKELTLAESATLVGILPGPNSFNFCGDNQSRTRIIEYRNRVLRRMLEAGKIKQDDYNRARRSPVDVNSKVCEQQAKTIAPYFYSYIFQELESILGKDLAGEGNFIIETQLDISMQQQAEASLRNYVNNAGANFRFSEGAIVTLDSSTGAIRAMVGGTDYRTSQFNRAYQAKRQPGSTFKVFAYTAAIEQGISPATSYSCAPLTWQGFTYKPCRAGSDVSLSIATGLAQSENPIALRVARQVGLNKVVEMAKRLGVKSNLDPVPGLVLGQSEVNVLEMTGAFGAISNRGVWNRPHAISRILDSSDCRDRKDLKTCRVIYSFDQDAEANKRVLRKDIADTMTRLLRGVVTNGTGGRAAIGDFAVSGKTGTTNNNVDLWFIGYIPSRQLVTGIWLGNDNNSPTSGSSAQAAQLWGSYMGRVIR; translated from the coding sequence ATGAGTTCCCCCAAGCCCCCTCAAAAGCCACAAACATTGCTTGGTCAGATAACGCAAGCAGTACAGACAATTCAAGCTCGGGTTGATTTTTCTAAACTAGCACTTAAGCCTAATGCCAGAGTACCAGAACTTTGGGTACAGGATGCGGGGGCGGATAAAGCAGAAGTATATCCGCTGTTGGGCGATCGCTATATGCTGGGTCGCAGTTCCAAATCCTGCGATATTGTTGTCCGCAACCCGGTTGTCAGCCAAATTCACCTGTCACTGTCGCGCGATTCTACTCAACGGCAACCTGTTTTTGTGATCAAAGATGAAAATTCCACCAATGGCATTTATCGCGGTAAGCGTCGGCTCACATCCCTAGAATTACGTCATGGTGATGTTCTCACCTTAGGACCACCAGAATTAGCTGCCTCAGTCAGGCTACAATACGTCGACCCACCCCCTTGGTACGTCAAAGCAGCAACTTGGACTACTTACGGTATTGGCGGTGTAAGCGCCCTGATGGTGCTAGTAATTGGTGCTGAATGGCTAAAATTTTCCGTTAGACCCCTACCTAACCCGACTCGCGCTCCTGTGGTTGTGTATGCAGGTGATGGGGAAACACCATTACGTGAGCCAAGGAACACTGCTCACGTAGACATGAAGCGATTGCAAGATTTTGGTCCGTTTTTACCTGCGGCTGTAGTCGCTTCTGAAGATAGCCGTTACTACTGGCACTTTGGAGTTGACCCCTATGGTATTCTACGAGCTGTGCTGATCAATACCCGTAGTGGTGATGTCCAACAAGGTGCTAGTACAATTACCCAGCAAGTTGCCCGTAGTTTGTTCCGTGATTATGTGGGTAGACAAGATTCTTTAGGGCGCAAAGTACGAGAGGCGATTGTCTCTTTGAAATTAGAAACTTTTTACAGCAAAGACACAATTTTACTGACTTATTTAAACCGAGTATTTTTAGGAGCAGATACTTCTGGATTTGAAGATGCAGCACGGTATTACTTTGACAAGTCAGCTAAAGAATTAACTTTGGCAGAATCTGCGACATTGGTGGGTATTTTACCTGGTCCTAATAGTTTTAATTTCTGCGGCGATAACCAGAGTAGAACACGCATTATAGAGTATCGTAACCGCGTACTGCGGCGGATGCTAGAGGCGGGCAAAATCAAGCAGGATGATTATAATCGAGCCAGGCGATCGCCTGTAGATGTCAACTCCAAAGTTTGTGAACAGCAGGCAAAAACGATCGCTCCCTATTTCTACAGTTATATTTTCCAAGAACTGGAATCGATCTTGGGAAAAGATTTAGCGGGTGAAGGTAACTTTATCATTGAGACTCAGCTTGATATTAGTATGCAACAACAGGCAGAAGCCTCATTACGCAACTATGTAAACAATGCTGGGGCAAATTTTCGCTTTTCAGAAGGAGCAATAGTTACCCTAGATTCCAGTACTGGCGCTATCCGAGCAATGGTAGGTGGTACAGACTACAGAACGAGTCAGTTCAATCGAGCATATCAAGCCAAAAGACAGCCTGGTTCCACTTTTAAAGTATTTGCTTACACTGCCGCCATTGAACAGGGAATTTCACCCGCTACAAGTTATTCCTGCGCTCCTTTAACCTGGCAGGGTTTTACCTATAAACCTTGTCGGGCAGGTTCTGATGTAAGTTTAAGTATTGCTACTGGACTTGCCCAGTCTGAAAACCCCATTGCCTTAAGAGTTGCTAGGCAAGTAGGGCTAAATAAAGTGGTAGAGATGGCAAAGCGTTTGGGAGTCAAATCAAATTTAGATCCAGTACCAGGATTAGTGCTAGGACAAAGCGAAGTCAATGTTTTAGAAATGACTGGTGCTTTTGGCGCTATTAGTAATCGCGGCGTCTGGAACCGTCCCCATGCTATTAGCCGCATTTTAGATAGTAGTGATTGCCGCGATCGCAAGGATTTAAAAACTTGCCGTGTAATTTACTCTTTTGATCAGGATGCCGAAGCCAACAAACGCGTACTGCGAAAAGATATCGCCGATACTATGACTCGCTTACTCCGAGGAGTAGTCACAAATGGTACTGGTGGACGCGCTGCGATCGGTGATTTCGCTGTATCTGGTAAGACTGGTACAACCAACAACAACGTTGACTTATGGTTTATTGGTTATATTCCTAGCCGTCAACTGGTAACTGGCATCTGGCTTGGCAACGACAACAACTCTCCTACATCTGGTAGTAGCGCTCAAGCTGCTCAACTGTGGGGGAGTTATATGGGTAGAGTGATTAGGTAG
- the lspA gene encoding signal peptidase II has translation MRLKNKFFWIIAFVAFFLDQITKFWVVQTFSLQQTLPLLPGIFHLTYVTNTGAAFSLLSGKVEWLRWLSLGVSLALIALAWFGPLLNHWEQLGYGLILGGAMGNGIDRFALGYVVDFLDFRLINFPVFNLADVFINIGIICLLIGTFQKTPTSSRRN, from the coding sequence ATGCGTTTAAAAAATAAATTCTTCTGGATTATTGCCTTTGTTGCTTTTTTTTTAGACCAAATCACAAAATTTTGGGTAGTGCAAACCTTTAGCTTGCAACAAACATTGCCATTATTACCTGGTATATTTCACCTAACTTATGTGACTAATACTGGTGCAGCTTTTAGTTTGCTATCAGGAAAGGTAGAGTGGTTACGCTGGCTATCATTGGGAGTGAGTTTAGCGCTAATAGCTTTGGCATGGTTTGGCCCGCTCTTAAACCATTGGGAGCAGTTAGGGTATGGTTTAATCTTAGGCGGCGCTATGGGTAATGGTATAGACCGCTTTGCTTTAGGCTATGTTGTTGATTTCCTGGACTTTCGACTAATTAACTTCCCAGTATTTAATTTGGCAGATGTGTTTATTAATATTGGCATTATCTGTCTGCTGATTGGCACTTTTCAAAAAACACCAACCTCCAGTCGTAGGAATTAA
- a CDS encoding DUF4335 domain-containing protein, which produces MNIQRKYSLPNCTLVLEGLSDATRAAQFQELRPALSILVNAECYLSGYTQPLSGGREFFESLVRTVSAYAQEFLSGVSHPQAHNFDSELVQMQKVENNRHRLLVNSEVPNWEASQPSHTHDGKQPIQIDLNTVQLFDLVEAVDQFFADTQTLPELSLELQPVSKRYGSTSEVLLKQAVPATVGVTSLAAAAIAFAMIPPPPPPQPATQQQTNSTTSSVTPTTPATTTPAATTTPSKSTNQLIATNPTPSVNAQIAATPAFTPTPTVNEQIAATPEFTPTPTSTTVANPIPTSSSVGNQDLEALLTTVPEITDASQLRALNRQVYNQIHPNWKNRQGLKEDLIFRVGVAADGAIVGYKAVNPGANEAVNQTPLPNLIYNPAVRPPITNEPIAQYRVVFTRDGVLQVSPWRGYTTKPDVVGAKITDSNQVKQLNQKLYDGIRQNWRGKPSYTIDLKYRVAVNKDGIIADYEPLNQVAFDYFRETPLPQMFQSSNASDPSVPISKEPLAHFQVIFQPNGKLEITPWQGYQ; this is translated from the coding sequence ATGAATATTCAACGTAAATATAGTCTACCGAATTGTACGCTAGTTCTAGAGGGTTTAAGTGATGCTACAAGGGCTGCACAGTTTCAGGAACTGCGTCCAGCATTATCTATATTGGTAAATGCAGAATGTTATCTTTCAGGTTATACTCAACCACTATCGGGTGGCAGGGAATTTTTTGAAAGTTTGGTTAGGACAGTTAGTGCCTATGCTCAAGAATTTTTGAGTGGTGTTTCCCACCCCCAAGCACACAATTTCGATTCAGAATTGGTGCAAATGCAGAAAGTTGAAAACAATCGACATCGATTGCTTGTAAATTCAGAAGTTCCCAATTGGGAAGCTTCACAGCCTAGTCATACTCATGATGGCAAGCAGCCAATTCAAATAGATTTAAATACTGTGCAATTATTTGATTTGGTAGAAGCGGTTGATCAATTTTTTGCTGATACTCAAACTTTACCAGAGCTATCACTGGAATTACAACCGGTTTCCAAACGCTATGGCTCGACTAGTGAGGTTTTGCTCAAGCAAGCAGTACCAGCTACTGTGGGGGTGACTAGTTTGGCAGCAGCAGCGATCGCTTTTGCGATGATACCACCTCCCCCTCCACCACAACCAGCGACACAGCAACAAACTAACTCTACAACCTCAAGTGTTACTCCTACAACCCCAGCTACAACCACTCCAGCCGCTACAACCACTCCTTCAAAGTCTACTAACCAACTTATAGCTACAAATCCTACTCCAAGTGTCAATGCACAAATAGCTGCGACTCCAGCATTTACTCCCACTCCCACTGTTAATGAACAGATAGCAGCAACACCCGAATTTACTCCTACACCCACTTCTACAACTGTTGCTAACCCTATACCGACTTCATCGTCTGTAGGAAATCAAGATTTAGAAGCACTTTTAACTACTGTTCCAGAAATTACAGATGCATCCCAGTTACGTGCTTTAAACCGTCAAGTTTATAACCAAATTCATCCCAACTGGAAAAATCGCCAAGGTCTGAAAGAGGATTTAATCTTTCGTGTAGGTGTAGCGGCAGATGGTGCGATTGTTGGTTACAAAGCTGTTAATCCAGGAGCAAATGAAGCTGTCAACCAAACTCCTTTACCAAATCTAATTTATAATCCTGCTGTTCGCCCTCCCATTACCAATGAACCGATCGCTCAATATCGAGTCGTATTCACTAGAGATGGCGTACTGCAAGTTAGCCCTTGGCGGGGTTATACAACAAAACCTGATGTTGTCGGAGCAAAAATTACTGATAGCAATCAAGTTAAACAGTTAAACCAAAAACTGTATGATGGTATCCGTCAAAATTGGCGTGGCAAACCCAGCTATACAATCGATTTAAAATATCGTGTAGCAGTTAACAAAGATGGCATCATTGCAGATTATGAACCACTCAACCAAGTGGCATTTGATTACTTTCGAGAAACACCCCTGCCACAAATGTTTCAATCATCTAATGCCTCAGATCCATCAGTGCCAATTAGCAAAGAACCTTTGGCTCATTTCCAAGTTATCTTTCAGCCCAATGGCAAACTAGAAATTACTCCCTGGCAGGGGTATCAGTAA
- the pstC gene encoding phosphate ABC transporter permease subunit PstC, with translation MNTSAQGNKFTVKPRSEFEKSLDKGFIWVTRVLALAIAGILLWIAIEVGIESLPAIQKFGLFRFLSESNWNPVNNIYGVLPQVYGTLVSAFIGLLIAVPIGVGTAILLSENWLPLPVRTVLVFLVELLAAIPSVVYGIWGIFVLIPLLTPLGRSLNGSFGWLPIFSTVPTGPSMFAAGIILSIMTLPIITAISRDALISVPSSLRQAAVGLGATRWETIFKVILPTAFSGIVSAVMLALGRAMGETMAVTMLIGNSNRISPSLFAPANTISSLLANQFAEASGLQISALMYAALILFVLTLIVNVLAEYIVLRVKRL, from the coding sequence ATGAATACATCTGCCCAAGGTAACAAATTTACAGTTAAACCACGCTCTGAGTTTGAAAAGTCTTTAGATAAAGGCTTTATTTGGGTAACACGGGTACTGGCTCTGGCGATCGCTGGTATTTTATTGTGGATAGCCATAGAGGTTGGTATCGAGTCTTTACCTGCTATCCAAAAATTTGGCTTATTCCGCTTTTTGAGTGAAAGTAATTGGAACCCTGTTAACAATATATACGGTGTGCTACCGCAAGTTTACGGTACACTGGTTAGTGCTTTTATTGGTTTACTAATAGCTGTACCGATTGGTGTTGGCACTGCTATTCTATTAAGCGAAAATTGGCTACCGTTACCCGTACGGACAGTACTGGTGTTTTTGGTAGAACTGCTAGCAGCAATTCCCAGCGTAGTCTATGGCATTTGGGGAATTTTTGTTTTGATTCCTTTGCTTACACCCCTTGGTAGATCGTTGAACGGTTCTTTTGGTTGGCTGCCAATTTTTAGTACCGTTCCCACAGGACCATCAATGTTTGCTGCGGGAATCATCTTAAGTATTATGACCTTGCCAATCATTACAGCAATTTCTCGCGATGCTTTAATTTCTGTGCCTTCTAGTTTGCGTCAAGCAGCTGTGGGACTGGGAGCAACCCGTTGGGAAACCATTTTCAAAGTTATTTTACCTACTGCTTTCTCGGGAATCGTCAGCGCCGTGATGCTGGCTTTAGGTCGGGCAATGGGAGAAACAATGGCTGTCACGATGTTAATTGGTAACTCCAACAGAATCAGCCCTTCATTGTTTGCACCAGCTAATACCATTTCTTCTTTGCTAGCAAACCAGTTTGCCGAAGCAAGTGGTCTGCAAATATCTGCTCTAATGTACGCTGCTTTGATTTTGTTTGTTTTAACCCTCATAGTAAATGTTTTGGCTGAGTATATAGTCTTGCGAGTGAAGCGACTGTAG
- the pstS gene encoding phosphate ABC transporter substrate-binding protein PstS: MLSRTSVINKSRLTKTISVLALAFSLAACGGQEAQNNTSTGDATPGAATDTTASGPAKLDLGGKVSLTGAGASFPAPLYSRWFFDLNKKYPNLQINYQSVGSGAGVEQFIQGTVDFGASDVAMKDEEIQKVPADKGVLMLPMTAGSIVLAYNLPDVPELKLPRQVYTDILLGKIKSWNDPKIAAANPGAKLPNEPITVIYRSDGSGTTGVFTKHLSAISPEWKSKVGEGKTVNWPVGVGAKGNEGVTAQINQTPGSIGYVEYGYAKQNNLKYASLENKAGKFVVPTEESASKTLEAVTLPENFRAFITDPEGDESYPIVTYTWLLTAKKYSDPAKAKAMEAMIEYGLTEGQKNAAELGYVPLPANVVQKVATAADAISSDYKIAVGSGDNTSAGTPQQGGNKQ, encoded by the coding sequence ATGCTTTCCCGTACGTCAGTAATCAATAAATCTCGCCTAACGAAAACTATTTCAGTCTTAGCACTGGCATTTAGCCTAGCTGCTTGCGGTGGACAGGAAGCCCAAAATAACACTTCCACTGGCGACGCGACTCCTGGTGCAGCTACTGATACCACAGCCTCTGGTCCTGCCAAATTGGATCTTGGTGGCAAAGTATCGTTAACTGGAGCTGGTGCATCTTTTCCAGCACCACTGTACAGTCGTTGGTTTTTTGACTTAAACAAAAAGTATCCCAACCTACAAATTAACTATCAATCTGTTGGTAGCGGTGCTGGAGTTGAGCAATTTATCCAAGGTACTGTAGACTTTGGCGCCAGTGATGTGGCCATGAAGGATGAAGAAATCCAAAAAGTACCAGCAGATAAGGGTGTACTCATGTTGCCGATGACTGCTGGTAGTATCGTGTTAGCTTACAACTTGCCGGATGTTCCAGAGTTAAAGCTTCCACGGCAAGTTTATACCGATATTCTTCTGGGTAAGATCAAGTCTTGGAACGACCCGAAAATTGCTGCTGCTAACCCAGGCGCTAAACTTCCCAACGAACCAATTACAGTAATTTATCGTTCTGACGGTAGCGGAACTACAGGTGTGTTTACAAAACACCTGAGTGCCATTAGTCCAGAATGGAAGAGTAAAGTAGGTGAAGGCAAAACTGTTAACTGGCCTGTGGGAGTTGGTGCCAAGGGTAATGAAGGTGTGACTGCCCAAATTAACCAAACGCCAGGCTCAATCGGTTATGTAGAATACGGCTACGCCAAACAAAATAACCTCAAATATGCTTCTTTGGAAAATAAAGCAGGTAAGTTTGTTGTACCAACCGAAGAATCGGCATCTAAAACTCTAGAAGCTGTGACTCTACCGGAAAATTTCCGTGCCTTCATCACAGATCCAGAAGGAGACGAATCTTATCCCATCGTTACCTACACTTGGCTTTTAACTGCCAAAAAATACTCTGATCCAGCAAAAGCCAAAGCCATGGAAGCGATGATTGAGTACGGCTTGACAGAAGGTCAGAAAAATGCTGCTGAACTAGGTTATGTTCCTCTACCTGCAAACGTAGTTCAGAAAGTAGCTACGGCTGCGGATGCAATTAGTTCTGACTACAAAATTGCTGTAGGTTCAGGTGACAATACCAGTGCAGGTACGCCACAACAAGGTGGAAATAAACAATAA
- the pstB gene encoding phosphate ABC transporter ATP-binding protein PstB — protein MVTNISTANQTDTVLRTEALNIYYGNFLAVRDVWMDIPKNRVTAFIGPSGCGKSTLLRCYNRLNDLIESFRAEGKVFYYDENLYAPQVDPVEVRRKIGMVFQRPNPFPKSVYDNIAFGPRLNGYKGDMDELVERSLKQAALWDDVKDKLKQSGLSLSGGQQQRLCIARAIAVQPDVILMDEPCSALDPISTLQVEELIHELKQRYTVVIVTHNMQQASRVSDMTAFFNVQTSEKGGRTGYLVEYDRTEAIFQNPQQEATKEYVSGKFG, from the coding sequence ATGGTAACAAACATAAGCACCGCCAATCAAACAGACACTGTCCTACGGACTGAAGCTCTGAACATCTACTACGGTAATTTCTTAGCAGTACGTGATGTCTGGATGGATATCCCAAAAAATCGCGTTACAGCCTTCATTGGACCATCTGGATGTGGTAAAAGTACATTGCTAAGATGCTACAACCGCCTCAACGATCTTATTGAATCATTTCGGGCAGAGGGTAAGGTTTTTTACTATGATGAAAATCTCTATGCACCCCAAGTCGACCCGGTAGAAGTGCGGCGGAAAATTGGGATGGTGTTTCAAAGACCCAACCCTTTCCCCAAATCAGTTTATGACAATATCGCTTTTGGACCTAGACTCAACGGCTACAAAGGGGATATGGATGAATTAGTAGAGCGATCGCTCAAACAGGCTGCTTTGTGGGACGATGTTAAAGACAAACTCAAACAAAGTGGTTTATCTTTGTCTGGTGGTCAGCAACAGCGTTTGTGTATTGCTCGAGCGATCGCAGTTCAGCCAGATGTGATTTTAATGGATGAACCTTGTTCTGCCCTTGACCCCATTTCTACTCTGCAAGTTGAAGAACTGATCCACGAACTCAAACAACGCTATACTGTGGTGATTGTGACTCACAACATGCAACAAGCTTCGCGTGTGTCTGATATGACAGCCTTTTTCAATGTCCAGACCTCAGAAAAAGGTGGTCGTACTGGTTACTTAGTGGAATATGACCGCACCGAAGCAATTTTCCAAAATCCTCAACAAGAAGCTACCAAAGAATATGTAAGTGGTAAGTTTGGTTAA